One genomic segment of Abditibacteriota bacterium includes these proteins:
- a CDS encoding fumarate hydratase → MDIRQIDRGLIVDAVRDLCIEACTRLPEDVYSALLEARSCEPGEMARDILEELAENVRIARDDSVPVCQDTGLALVFVEIGNRCLCDFDLCEAVNEGVRRGYGEGYLRKSCVRHPLDRVNTGDNTPAVIHLKLAQGDKIRITVAPKGGGSENMSRVKVFPPAAGREGVIGYILDSVREAGANPCPPIILGIGLGGTIEVAARLSKEALLRDIGSVNPVPADRDLEEELLRRVNELDIGPAGYGGRTTALAVFVKSHPCHIASLPVAITFQCHAARHKEAVI, encoded by the coding sequence ATGGATATACGGCAGATAGACAGAGGTCTGATAGTTGACGCCGTCAGGGACCTGTGTATCGAGGCCTGCACCCGGCTGCCCGAAGACGTGTATTCCGCCCTGCTGGAGGCCCGGAGCTGCGAGCCCGGCGAAATGGCCCGGGATATACTGGAAGAGCTGGCCGAAAACGTCCGCATAGCCCGGGACGACTCGGTGCCTGTCTGTCAAGACACGGGCCTCGCTCTGGTGTTTGTGGAGATAGGCAACAGGTGCCTCTGTGACTTTGATCTCTGCGAGGCTGTCAATGAGGGGGTCCGCCGGGGCTACGGGGAGGGCTATCTCCGCAAGTCCTGCGTCAGGCATCCTCTGGACAGGGTCAACACGGGCGACAACACTCCCGCCGTCATCCATCTGAAGCTGGCGCAGGGCGACAAGATCCGGATCACCGTGGCTCCCAAGGGGGGCGGCAGTGAAAACATGAGCCGGGTGAAGGTGTTTCCGCCGGCTGCCGGCAGAGAAGGGGTGATCGGCTATATCCTGGACAGCGTCAGGGAGGCGGGGGCCAACCCCTGTCCGCCCATCATCCTGGGCATAGGCCTGGGAGGCACCATAGAGGTGGCGGCCCGGCTGTCCAAGGAGGCTCTGCTGAGAGATATAGGCTCGGTGAATCCCGTGCCTGCGGACAGGGACCTGGAGGAGGAGCTGCTCCGCCGGGTCAACGAGCTGGACATAGGGCCCGCCGGCTACGGAGGCAGGACTACCGCCCTGGCGGTGTTCGTCAAGAGCCATCCCTGCCACATAGCCTCGCTGCCCGTGGCCATCACCTTTCAGTGCCACGCCGCCAGACACAAGGAGGCCGTGATATGA
- a CDS encoding S-layer homology domain-containing protein — MKKLFMVLAVVFALAAPMFAQSTFSDVPRDHWAYDAVSELESLGLVIGYPDGEFKGKRTMTRYEFAVVLCRLLPFLGEDAADVSGFVKKSDLDKYMLKDDYVPGTDADLSGLATADALNKIKALVDEFQPELAALGVDVNVLKADVAALKSRVAALEDEQARVKITGAANFMVEDVISGDKPAWDGDGFGPATKIFKRKQSFFKDVQLDIKGRVNDHVNVYTTLVMGDYLDKLNGPEPFQDTMSDIKPYYMYAASTDETWGDIRVGRMPFQVNRFLFKRYKDSSFFDIDRMDDGNFSVEGFDYAKAFGAFDVRLWGNRPVYDWNDWQVAYLSGEKVSGSGGVQLGFNFGDARITALFDMLGTENKVPFMMDKVKYYGGTLYVPFGQFYVDGGYFQMKPNKSLPKAAAWDAKLGFANDKLDISAGYKTVESGFYSFAVLDKILDTYYADNYKGFYVDAAFNVSDAFKVYGTFKKYDDKDGWVPSAYDDMKYFKAGLSYDLTALDNVFAEYEQAKYAFKDDAITVGWNRKVGQNAKIKMMYQYMKYDVLQKSHIVAGQLSVNF; from the coding sequence ATGAAAAAGTTATTTATGGTATTGGCCGTAGTATTTGCTTTGGCCGCTCCTATGTTCGCGCAGAGCACCTTCTCCGATGTTCCCAGAGATCATTGGGCTTATGATGCTGTCAGCGAGCTGGAAAGCCTGGGTCTCGTGATCGGTTATCCCGACGGCGAGTTCAAGGGCAAGAGGACTATGACCCGCTACGAGTTTGCGGTAGTTCTTTGCCGCCTTCTCCCCTTCCTGGGTGAGGATGCTGCCGACGTCAGCGGCTTCGTAAAGAAGTCTGACCTCGACAAGTATATGCTGAAGGACGACTATGTTCCCGGCACCGACGCCGACCTCTCCGGTCTGGCCACCGCCGACGCTCTCAACAAGATCAAGGCTCTGGTGGACGAGTTCCAGCCTGAGCTGGCTGCTCTGGGAGTAGACGTGAACGTGCTGAAGGCTGACGTAGCCGCTCTGAAGAGCCGCGTTGCCGCTCTGGAAGATGAGCAGGCCCGCGTGAAGATCACCGGCGCTGCCAACTTCATGGTTGAAGACGTGATCTCCGGCGACAAGCCCGCTTGGGACGGCGACGGCTTTGGCCCCGCCACCAAGATATTCAAGAGAAAGCAGTCCTTCTTCAAGGACGTGCAGCTGGACATCAAGGGCAGAGTGAACGATCACGTCAACGTGTACACCACTCTGGTTATGGGCGACTATCTGGACAAGCTGAATGGCCCCGAGCCCTTCCAGGACACCATGTCCGACATCAAGCCCTACTACATGTATGCCGCTTCCACCGACGAGACTTGGGGCGACATCAGAGTAGGCCGCATGCCCTTCCAGGTAAACCGCTTCCTGTTCAAGAGATACAAGGACTCCAGTTTCTTTGATATCGACAGAATGGATGACGGCAACTTCTCTGTGGAAGGCTTTGACTACGCCAAGGCGTTTGGCGCTTTCGACGTTCGCCTGTGGGGCAACCGCCCTGTGTATGACTGGAACGACTGGCAGGTCGCTTACCTGAGCGGCGAGAAGGTCTCCGGCAGCGGCGGCGTGCAGCTGGGCTTCAACTTTGGCGATGCCCGCATCACCGCTCTGTTTGACATGCTGGGCACCGAGAACAAGGTCCCCTTCATGATGGACAAGGTCAAGTACTACGGCGGCACCCTGTACGTGCCCTTCGGCCAGTTCTACGTGGACGGTGGTTACTTCCAGATGAAGCCTAACAAGAGCCTCCCCAAGGCTGCTGCCTGGGATGCCAAGCTGGGCTTTGCCAACGACAAGCTGGACATTTCCGCCGGTTACAAGACTGTTGAATCCGGCTTTTACAGCTTTGCCGTTCTGGACAAGATCCTGGACACCTACTATGCCGACAACTACAAGGGCTTCTATGTTGACGCTGCTTTCAACGTATCCGACGCTTTCAAGGTGTACGGTACTTTCAAGAAGTATGACGACAAGGACGGTTGGGTTCCTTCCGCCTACGACGACATGAAGTACTTCAAGGCCGGTCTGAGCTACGACCTGACCGCTTTGGACAACGTGTTTGCTGAGTACGAGCAGGCCAAGTACGCCTTCAAGGACGACGCTATCACCGTTGGCTGGAACCGCAAGGTTGGCCAGAACGCCAAGATCAAGATGATGTATCAGTACATGAAGTATGACGTGCTGCAGAAGAGCCACATCGTGGCCGGTCAGCTGTCTGTTAACTTCTAA
- a CDS encoding S-layer homology domain-containing protein, which produces MKKLFMVLAIAFALAAPMLAQTTFSDVPRDHWAYDAVSELEAAGLIVGYPDGEFKGKRTMTRYEFALVLTRLLPYLGEEGLDVSGFAKKSDLDKYMLKGDYVPGEDADLSGLATADALGKIKALVDEFQPELAALGVDVNVLKADVAALKSRVAALEEEQARIKITGSANFMVESVISGDAAAADSDGFSNFNKLFKRKQSFMKDVQIDIKGRVNDHVNVYTTLVIGDYLDKLSGAEDYQDTMADVTPYYMYAESSDETWGNVRVGRMPFQVNRFLFKRHKDSSFFDIDRMDDGNFVFEGFDYSKSFGAFDLRVWGNRPVYDWHDWQMMAFFDPSSPTGYQKISGNGGVQAGFNFGDARLTAVFDMLGAENKIPFQADKIKYYGGTLYVPFGQFYADGGWFKEKPNKSFRSSVCWDAGLGFRNDKLELSAGYKTVEAGWAGLSIIDRILCYWVEHNYKGFYADAAYSFSDAFRVYGAYKQYKEDDSAYPTMYDDMKYLKAGVSYDLTDLDNVFAEYEQARYAFRDNAVTVGWNRKVGQSAKVRMMYQYMKYDLLGQKSHLVAGQLSVNF; this is translated from the coding sequence ATGAAAAAGTTATTTATGGTATTGGCCATAGCGTTTGCTCTGGCCGCCCCTATGCTGGCGCAGACCACCTTCTCGGACGTGCCCCGCGACCACTGGGCCTACGATGCTGTCAGCGAGCTGGAGGCCGCCGGACTCATCGTGGGCTATCCCGACGGTGAATTCAAGGGCAAGAGGACCATGACCCGCTACGAATTTGCCCTGGTGCTGACCCGCCTGCTGCCCTATCTGGGCGAGGAAGGCCTTGACGTCAGCGGCTTTGCCAAAAAGTCCGACCTGGACAAGTATATGCTGAAGGGCGACTACGTGCCCGGCGAAGACGCGGACCTGTCCGGCCTGGCCACCGCCGACGCCCTGGGCAAGATCAAAGCTCTCGTGGACGAATTCCAGCCCGAGCTGGCTGCTCTGGGCGTGGACGTGAACGTTCTTAAGGCCGACGTGGCCGCTCTGAAGAGCCGGGTGGCCGCTCTGGAAGAGGAGCAGGCCCGCATCAAGATCACCGGCTCCGCCAACTTCATGGTAGAATCCGTGATCTCGGGAGACGCGGCCGCCGCCGACAGTGACGGCTTTTCGAATTTCAACAAGTTATTCAAGAGAAAGCAGTCCTTCATGAAGGACGTGCAGATCGATATCAAGGGCAGAGTGAACGATCACGTGAACGTGTACACCACTCTGGTCATAGGCGACTATCTGGACAAGCTCAGCGGCGCCGAGGATTACCAGGACACTATGGCCGACGTCACCCCATACTACATGTATGCCGAGTCTTCCGACGAGACCTGGGGCAACGTGAGAGTAGGCCGCATGCCCTTCCAGGTAAACCGTTTCCTGTTCAAGAGACACAAGGATTCCAGTTTCTTTGATATCGACAGGATGGACGACGGCAACTTTGTCTTCGAAGGCTTTGACTACAGCAAGTCCTTCGGCGCCTTTGATCTGAGGGTATGGGGCAACCGTCCCGTGTACGACTGGCATGACTGGCAGATGATGGCTTTTTTCGATCCGTCGTCGCCGACGGGTTATCAAAAGATCAGCGGCAACGGCGGCGTCCAGGCCGGCTTCAACTTCGGCGACGCCCGCCTGACCGCGGTGTTCGACATGCTGGGCGCCGAGAACAAGATCCCCTTCCAGGCGGACAAGATCAAGTACTACGGCGGCACTCTGTACGTGCCCTTCGGACAGTTTTACGCGGACGGCGGCTGGTTCAAAGAGAAGCCCAACAAGAGCTTCCGTTCATCCGTCTGCTGGGACGCCGGGCTGGGCTTCCGGAACGACAAGCTGGAACTCTCTGCCGGCTACAAGACCGTGGAGGCCGGCTGGGCGGGTTTATCCATCATAGACAGGATCTTGTGCTACTGGGTTGAGCACAACTACAAGGGCTTCTATGCCGACGCTGCTTACAGCTTCTCCGATGCCTTCAGGGTGTACGGCGCCTACAAGCAGTACAAGGAGGACGACAGCGCTTACCCGACCATGTATGACGACATGAAATACCTGAAGGCCGGCGTGAGCTATGACCTGACCGATCTGGACAACGTGTTCGCCGAATACGAGCAGGCCAGGTACGCCTTCAGGGACAACGCCGTCACCGTGGGCTGGAACCGCAAGGTGGGCCAAAGCGCCAAGGTCAGGATGATGTATCAGTACATGAAGTATGATTTGCTCGGGCAGAAGAGCCACCTGGTGGCCGGACAGCTGTCCGTCAACTTCTAA
- a CDS encoding class I mannose-6-phosphate isomerase codes for MKCDYPLLTEPIAVPRVWGAGRVSALYAGRKNMTSDIGECWDMSTWPSDPGDPSLRTVSVIKNGPLAGKPLDTVISLPVVVKIIDSADTLSVQVHPTEEGKTKDEMWYILNATPDAYLFLGVQEGTDPGEYCDLAAGGADTDSVMGLLRRYDDLKPGDYFNVPTGTIHAVGPGIVCFEVSEQTQITYRLFDYNRGRALHQKEGRAAAVSARTDKPVLDVHFDVEADEVRYITRFPLFWVAEFRGSDVRVNSLDYDHIVTAVAGDLTIEGPGDHWRITVPDSMSSLVPAGYPYTIHNTGSRCLVTPFADVSGEYDE; via the coding sequence ATGAAGTGTGATTATCCTCTGCTGACAGAGCCCATAGCGGTGCCCAGAGTCTGGGGCGCCGGCAGGGTGTCTGCTCTGTATGCGGGAAGAAAAAATATGACCTCGGATATAGGCGAGTGCTGGGACATGTCCACCTGGCCGTCGGACCCCGGCGACCCGTCCCTCAGGACCGTCAGCGTCATCAAAAACGGCCCTCTGGCCGGCAAGCCTCTGGACACTGTGATCAGCCTGCCGGTGGTGGTGAAGATCATAGATTCGGCCGACACCCTTTCCGTGCAGGTGCATCCCACGGAGGAAGGCAAGACCAAGGATGAGATGTGGTACATCCTGAACGCCACTCCCGACGCCTATCTCTTCCTGGGAGTGCAGGAGGGCACCGACCCCGGCGAATACTGCGACCTGGCGGCGGGGGGAGCGGACACCGACTCCGTCATGGGGCTTCTCCGCAGATACGACGATCTGAAGCCCGGAGACTATTTCAACGTGCCCACCGGCACCATCCATGCCGTGGGGCCGGGCATAGTCTGCTTTGAAGTCAGCGAGCAGACTCAGATCACCTACAGGCTGTTTGACTACAACAGGGGCCGGGCCCTGCATCAGAAGGAGGGCAGGGCGGCAGCCGTGTCCGCCCGGACGGACAAGCCCGTGCTGGACGTGCATTTTGACGTGGAGGCCGACGAGGTGCGCTACATCACCCGGTTTCCTCTGTTCTGGGTGGCTGAGTTCCGGGGGAGCGACGTCAGGGTCAACTCCCTGGACTACGACCATATAGTGACTGCGGTGGCCGGTGATCTGACCATAGAGGGCCCCGGCGACCACTGGCGCATCACGGTGCCGGACTCCATGTCTTCATTGGTGCCTGCCGGCTATCCATATACCATACACAATACAGGCTCAAGGTGTCTGGTGACACCCTTTGCCGACGTTTCTGGAGAATACGATGAGTAA